One segment of Anatilimnocola aggregata DNA contains the following:
- a CDS encoding ABC transporter ATP-binding protein, producing MKSGPAIVSVQGVHKYFTRGSERVDVLNGLNLDVAQGDFLALMGPSGSGKTTLLNLIAGLDTPSEGQVWVGGNCISQLSEGQLAQWRTRHIGFVFQFYHLLPVLTAYENIELPLLLLPLSGAARRKQVRTALELVGLNNRENHRPGQLSGGQQQRVGIARAIVTDPTLIVADEPTGDLDAKSADEILSLLQVLQRTLNKTIIMVTHDPRAAERASHVQRLDKGRLVVGNAAEH from the coding sequence ATGAAGTCTGGTCCGGCGATTGTCAGCGTGCAGGGAGTGCACAAGTATTTCACCCGTGGCAGCGAACGCGTGGACGTGCTCAACGGTTTGAATCTGGATGTGGCGCAAGGAGACTTCCTGGCACTGATGGGCCCCAGCGGTTCGGGCAAGACGACATTGCTCAACTTGATTGCCGGGCTCGATACGCCCAGCGAGGGGCAAGTCTGGGTCGGCGGCAACTGCATTTCGCAACTGTCCGAGGGTCAGCTGGCGCAGTGGCGCACGCGGCACATTGGCTTCGTCTTCCAGTTCTATCACCTGCTTCCCGTCCTCACGGCCTACGAGAACATCGAACTGCCGCTGTTGCTGCTCCCTCTAAGTGGGGCGGCGCGGCGAAAGCAAGTCCGTACGGCCCTGGAGTTAGTGGGCTTGAACAACCGCGAAAACCATCGCCCCGGCCAGCTTTCCGGCGGTCAGCAGCAGCGCGTGGGAATTGCCCGGGCCATTGTGACCGACCCCACGCTGATTGTGGCCGACGAACCGACGGGCGACCTGGACGCCAAATCGGCCGACGAGATTCTAAGCTTGCTGCAGGTTCTGCAGCGGACTCTGAACAAGACCATCATCATGGTCACTCACGACCCGCGGGCAGCCGAACGGGCCTCGCACGTGCAGCGGCTCGACAAGGGACGCCTGGTCGTCGGCAATGCTGCGGAGCATTAG
- a CDS encoding small basic protein, which translates to MTIDKSLKVKGSGIQNRNVLTRAERVTQLMAAEKFKEGDKVLGLPKVRVFKLSLKKKKKVKTEEGAEAGKAAPAAKGGAAKGGAAAAKPAAGAAKPAAKK; encoded by the coding sequence ATGACGATCGATAAGAGTCTGAAGGTTAAGGGCAGCGGTATTCAGAACCGGAACGTGCTGACCCGCGCCGAACGCGTGACGCAGCTGATGGCTGCCGAAAAGTTCAAAGAAGGGGACAAGGTGCTCGGCCTGCCGAAGGTCCGCGTCTTCAAGCTCTCGCTGAAGAAAAAGAAGAAGGTCAAGACGGAAGAAGGGGCCGAAGCCGGGAAGGCTGCTCCTGCTGCCAAGGGTGGAGCTGCCAAGGGTGGAGCCGCAGCCGCCAAGCCAGCCGCCGGTGCTGCGAAGCCCGCTGCCAAGAAGTAA
- a CDS encoding 1-acyl-sn-glycerol-3-phosphate acyltransferase produces MTALQWILIALGVLVTAFVGWLIYLRLFSRFAPHQAVFWGVCYLFARWQWRAKLPPKLPIPEETGAVIVCNHRSSVDPFFVQTACHRKIYWMVAREYCVHPIFGLFLKLCEVIPVGRGGIDTAATKIAMRHAAKGGIVGMFPEGRINMTEQILLPCRPGAAVVAMNSRVPLLPVFIQGSPYRNAAWSPFLMRANVVVRVGPLLDISEYYGREDDPEAVQLVMLRVLKALAALAGQPDFEPQLAGRNWKPTDAQITADFEAAEERRKSK; encoded by the coding sequence GTGACCGCGCTGCAATGGATTCTGATCGCGCTGGGCGTGCTTGTTACTGCCTTCGTCGGTTGGTTGATTTACCTGCGACTCTTCAGCCGGTTCGCACCCCACCAGGCCGTTTTCTGGGGTGTTTGTTACCTGTTTGCCCGCTGGCAATGGCGGGCTAAGTTGCCGCCGAAATTGCCGATCCCCGAAGAGACCGGCGCGGTGATCGTCTGCAATCATCGCAGCAGCGTCGATCCCTTTTTTGTGCAGACCGCCTGCCATCGAAAAATTTATTGGATGGTGGCCCGCGAATACTGCGTGCATCCCATTTTCGGCCTTTTCCTGAAGCTCTGCGAAGTGATTCCGGTCGGTCGCGGCGGGATCGATACGGCGGCCACCAAGATCGCCATGCGTCACGCCGCCAAGGGGGGCATTGTCGGCATGTTTCCGGAAGGGCGCATCAACATGACCGAGCAGATTCTGCTGCCGTGTCGCCCTGGGGCAGCCGTCGTGGCGATGAACTCTCGCGTGCCCCTGCTGCCGGTTTTCATTCAAGGCTCACCCTATCGCAACGCGGCCTGGAGCCCTTTCCTGATGCGGGCGAATGTCGTCGTACGCGTTGGCCCGCTGCTCGACATCTCAGAGTACTATGGCCGCGAAGACGATCCCGAGGCCGTGCAACTCGTCATGCTCCGTGTTTTGAAAGCCCTTGCCGCCCTCGCCGGGCAGCCCGACTTTGAGCCGCAACTTGCCGGCCGAAATTGGAAACCCACCGATGCTCAAATCACCGCCGACTTCGAAGCTGCCGAAGAGCGAAGGAAGAGTAAGTAG
- a CDS encoding DJ-1/PfpI family protein — protein sequence MPKVLLPIGDATEALDTFYPFFRLQEAGYEVVVAGPEARLYHTVLHEIPPDSSIPWDITQERPGYFIRATMAFRDCRAADFAGLFISGGRAPEYIRYDQDLLRITREMAAAGKPIASVCHGVEILTAANIIQGKNVATVAKCQLDVEQGGGKYVNRDVVIDGQLISSRTWHDNAPLMREFLKLLDGAK from the coding sequence ATGCCAAAAGTCTTGCTGCCAATCGGCGATGCCACCGAAGCGCTCGATACGTTCTATCCCTTCTTTCGTCTGCAAGAAGCGGGGTACGAGGTCGTCGTGGCTGGTCCCGAAGCCCGGCTCTATCACACGGTGCTTCACGAGATTCCGCCAGACTCCAGCATTCCCTGGGATATCACCCAAGAACGCCCGGGCTACTTCATTCGGGCGACGATGGCTTTTCGCGATTGCCGCGCGGCCGACTTCGCCGGCCTGTTCATTAGTGGCGGTCGAGCCCCGGAATACATTCGCTACGATCAAGACTTGCTGCGCATCACACGCGAAATGGCCGCGGCAGGCAAGCCAATCGCCTCGGTTTGTCACGGCGTCGAAATCCTGACCGCAGCCAACATCATTCAAGGGAAGAACGTCGCCACCGTCGCCAAGTGCCAACTCGATGTTGAACAAGGTGGCGGCAAGTATGTGAATCGCGACGTGGTGATCGATGGCCAACTCATCTCGTCGCGCACCTGGCATGATAACGCGCCGTTGATGCGTGAGTTCTTGAAGCTGCTCGACGGAGCGAAATGA
- a CDS encoding tetratricopeptide repeat protein, giving the protein MRFISLVVLTSMLVLAPAVSYAANEGQEDLDKAIDLQLNVQSLADLEKVVSLAESALTKGLEKDNAEFARQLLAATLFQHANRLSAAIFEQTPPSPRWPFIRKIALADLEKARKHDPKLPDTFLLIAKLQILPDGDEKAASEAIDEAVRLLKAKDNSKAYADALVLRAQMTEDMDAKFNDFDAAVKADPRNTSALQARALMYLEKGENEKATADLQAAVELQKDNPQVLGALAEVMTNLKKYDEALKLCDQVIKLKPQETLGYNLRARVHVLKDDLKSGIEDLNQALKINPEDLPALLMRSGLLAADGKPEDAKADVEKALRINPNVPQSILMKSRLAAQLGKFGEAISDVQTLLRSDPKNADYRLQLALYLQGDKRPRRALEVLNGLIDDDSKDADLYRTRGDVLLSVNKHAEAIADYEAALKIDPEDTGVLNNLAWVLATSETESVRDSKRSIELATKACELTKYEKAHILSTLASGYAEKGDFETAIKWSTKAVELGEGEVKDQLKKELESYKEKKPWREAQNVEENTKPLGPASNDLET; this is encoded by the coding sequence ATGCGATTCATCTCGTTAGTCGTTTTGACCTCAATGCTGGTGCTTGCACCGGCAGTTTCTTATGCCGCGAACGAAGGCCAGGAAGACCTCGATAAAGCCATCGACCTGCAATTGAACGTGCAGTCGCTCGCCGACTTGGAAAAGGTCGTTAGCCTCGCAGAAAGTGCCCTCACCAAGGGGCTGGAAAAAGACAACGCCGAGTTCGCCCGGCAACTGCTGGCGGCCACGCTCTTTCAACATGCCAACCGGCTGAGCGCTGCCATCTTCGAACAAACGCCTCCCAGCCCGCGCTGGCCGTTCATTCGCAAGATTGCCCTGGCCGATCTCGAAAAAGCGCGCAAGCACGACCCGAAACTGCCCGACACGTTTCTGCTGATTGCCAAGTTGCAGATTTTGCCCGATGGCGATGAGAAGGCTGCTTCTGAAGCAATCGACGAAGCGGTTCGCTTGCTCAAGGCCAAGGATAATTCCAAGGCTTATGCCGATGCGCTCGTCCTGCGGGCCCAGATGACCGAAGACATGGACGCGAAGTTCAACGACTTCGATGCTGCCGTGAAGGCCGACCCACGCAACACCAGCGCGCTGCAAGCTCGGGCCCTGATGTATCTGGAAAAAGGCGAAAACGAAAAAGCCACGGCCGACCTGCAAGCCGCGGTCGAGTTGCAAAAGGATAATCCGCAAGTCCTTGGCGCTTTAGCCGAGGTAATGACGAATTTGAAGAAGTACGACGAAGCCCTCAAGCTGTGCGACCAGGTAATCAAGCTCAAGCCGCAAGAAACGCTGGGCTACAACCTGCGTGCTCGGGTCCACGTGCTCAAGGACGATCTTAAGTCCGGTATCGAAGACTTGAATCAGGCATTGAAGATCAATCCCGAAGATCTCCCGGCGCTCCTCATGCGCAGCGGACTGCTGGCTGCCGATGGCAAGCCGGAAGACGCTAAGGCTGATGTTGAAAAGGCTCTGCGGATCAATCCGAACGTACCGCAGTCAATCTTGATGAAGAGCCGGCTGGCGGCCCAACTTGGCAAATTTGGCGAAGCGATCAGCGATGTGCAAACGCTGCTCCGTTCCGATCCCAAAAACGCCGACTATCGCCTGCAATTGGCTCTCTACCTGCAAGGTGATAAGCGGCCCCGCCGGGCCCTGGAAGTGTTGAATGGCCTGATTGATGATGACTCGAAGGATGCCGACCTGTACCGCACCCGCGGCGATGTGCTGCTAAGTGTGAACAAGCACGCCGAAGCGATTGCCGACTACGAAGCAGCGTTGAAGATCGATCCAGAAGATACTGGCGTCTTGAATAATCTCGCCTGGGTTCTGGCCACTTCGGAAACCGAAAGCGTGCGCGATTCCAAGCGTTCGATCGAACTGGCCACCAAGGCCTGCGAACTCACCAAGTACGAAAAGGCCCACATCCTCAGCACCTTGGCCTCGGGTTATGCTGAGAAGGGTGACTTCGAAACGGCCATCAAGTGGTCGACCAAGGCCGTGGAGTTGGGCGAAGGCGAAGTCAAAGATCAGCTGAAGAAGGAACTGGAAAGCTACAAAGAAAAGAAGCCGTGGCGCGAAGCTCAAAACGTGGAAGAGAATACCAAGCCACTCGGACCAGCATCCAACGACCTGGAGACTTAG
- the larA gene encoding nickel-dependent lactate racemase yields MRVKLEYGRTGLYADLPADRVVRTLHYKDAPPLPDPVASLASVLAAPLGTRPLAELAAGKRTCCIAICDITRPVPNELILRPLLATLEASGIARENILILVATGLHRESTDEEVLEMVGSEIAANYRVENHHGQERDEHTYLGDSPRGVPIWIDTRYVEAELKITIGLIEPHFMAGYSGGRKLICPGLAALETVKVWHGPAFLEHPRAESGSLEGNPVHEENTWIAQRAGCDFIVNVVIDAQRRPLKFVAGDMLQAFAEGVKFCSQVVHDYLPEPVEIVVTSGAGYPLDTTFYQAVKGMNGALSIIKPGGTIILCASMSEGIGSPQFQQLFRENSTLEGFMQRITGEGYFVMDQWQLEELAKVRRKARVKVVTDGLPAETLRGLFVEWAPSIEQAVAESLAEYGPTAKVAVIPKGPYVLAQLA; encoded by the coding sequence ATGCGCGTCAAGCTCGAGTACGGTCGCACGGGCCTCTATGCCGATCTGCCCGCAGATCGAGTCGTCCGCACGTTGCATTATAAAGATGCCCCGCCCCTCCCCGATCCGGTCGCTTCGCTGGCCAGCGTGCTGGCAGCGCCTCTGGGTACGAGGCCTCTCGCCGAATTAGCCGCCGGCAAACGTACTTGCTGCATCGCCATCTGCGATATCACAAGGCCAGTTCCCAACGAGTTGATCCTCCGCCCGCTCCTCGCCACGCTCGAAGCCAGTGGCATCGCGCGAGAGAACATCCTCATTCTGGTCGCCACGGGCCTGCACCGCGAAAGTACGGACGAAGAAGTGCTGGAAATGGTGGGGAGTGAGATCGCCGCGAACTATCGCGTTGAGAATCATCACGGCCAGGAGCGCGACGAACATACCTACCTGGGGGACAGCCCACGCGGCGTGCCGATTTGGATCGATACACGGTATGTCGAGGCCGAACTGAAAATCACGATCGGGCTGATCGAACCTCACTTCATGGCTGGCTACTCAGGTGGGCGTAAGCTCATCTGCCCAGGACTTGCCGCGCTGGAAACGGTGAAGGTTTGGCACGGGCCGGCGTTTCTCGAACATCCACGGGCCGAGAGTGGTTCGCTCGAAGGAAACCCGGTCCACGAAGAAAACACTTGGATCGCCCAGCGCGCGGGCTGCGACTTTATTGTGAATGTGGTGATCGATGCCCAGCGCCGACCGCTGAAGTTCGTCGCCGGCGATATGTTGCAGGCCTTCGCCGAGGGAGTAAAGTTTTGCAGCCAGGTCGTACACGACTATCTGCCCGAGCCCGTCGAGATTGTCGTCACCAGCGGGGCCGGCTATCCACTCGATACGACTTTCTATCAAGCCGTGAAAGGAATGAACGGCGCCCTCTCGATCATCAAGCCCGGCGGCACCATCATCCTCTGCGCGAGCATGAGCGAAGGAATCGGTAGCCCGCAATTTCAGCAGCTCTTTCGTGAAAACAGCACGCTGGAAGGGTTCATGCAGCGAATCACCGGTGAAGGTTACTTCGTGATGGATCAATGGCAGCTGGAAGAGTTGGCCAAGGTTCGCCGCAAGGCCCGTGTGAAAGTCGTGACCGACGGTCTGCCGGCTGAAACGCTGCGCGGCCTGTTCGTCGAATGGGCCCCGAGCATCGAGCAAGCCGTGGCCGAATCGCTGGCCGAATATGGCCCCACGGCGAAGGTCGCCGTCATACCGAAGGGCCCATACGTTCTTGCGCAATTAGCGTGA
- a CDS encoding HlyD family secretion protein, with the protein MSGGNPAVLDPSTGDGTANGENLEDRVRSLRLSSIPQGGDWFRSLVLLVVGAGFLGILFYLVRETLEANRGAAAPGAVATTAAENNSSPEQPTSNGSEAGSNNGAANVPAALSRPGTTALESQGYIIPAHQILVSPQVSGRIIELHIEEGRRVDKGAILARLENTEYQADVDRAKSTVRAASERLRELENGSRPEEIAQAKAELGESQAQLSQLRSQWERNSELRKTNAITQQDLEQSESAYRAMEMRIVRLTQSFRLMELGPRDEQIENARALLEQAKAELTKAEWRLGNCIIKAPISGTILKKNAEEGNIVNPIAFNGSFSLCDMADLSDLEVDLNVQERDISTVFKGQKCRVRSLAYPERIYEGYVSRLMPIADRAKGAVPVRVKLSIPPEEEGVYLKPEMGATVTFLKAEAAPTAAPPQ; encoded by the coding sequence ATGTCGGGCGGAAATCCTGCGGTGCTCGATCCCTCGACTGGCGACGGCACCGCCAACGGAGAAAACCTCGAGGATCGCGTCCGGTCGCTCCGGCTTTCTTCTATTCCGCAGGGAGGCGATTGGTTTCGTTCGCTAGTTCTCTTGGTCGTCGGCGCTGGCTTTCTGGGCATTTTGTTCTACCTGGTGCGCGAGACGTTGGAGGCGAATCGCGGTGCGGCGGCGCCCGGGGCGGTCGCCACGACAGCTGCGGAAAACAACTCCTCGCCCGAACAGCCGACCAGCAATGGTTCCGAAGCGGGCTCGAACAACGGTGCGGCAAATGTCCCCGCCGCTCTCAGCCGGCCGGGAACTACGGCGCTTGAGTCGCAGGGCTATATCATTCCCGCGCATCAAATCCTCGTCAGTCCGCAGGTCAGCGGGCGGATCATCGAGTTGCATATCGAAGAAGGTCGCCGCGTGGACAAAGGCGCGATTCTCGCTCGGCTCGAAAACACCGAGTATCAAGCGGACGTTGACCGCGCGAAGTCGACCGTCCGCGCTGCCAGCGAACGACTCCGCGAGTTAGAAAACGGCAGTCGTCCCGAAGAGATCGCTCAGGCCAAGGCCGAACTGGGTGAATCGCAGGCTCAGCTTTCGCAGCTTCGCAGCCAATGGGAACGCAACTCGGAATTGCGCAAGACGAATGCCATTACGCAGCAAGATCTCGAACAGTCCGAGAGTGCGTACCGAGCCATGGAAATGCGAATCGTTCGACTAACACAGTCGTTTCGCCTGATGGAGCTCGGCCCGCGCGACGAACAGATCGAAAACGCCCGCGCACTTCTCGAACAGGCGAAGGCCGAGTTGACCAAGGCCGAGTGGCGATTAGGGAACTGCATTATCAAGGCCCCGATCAGCGGCACCATTTTGAAGAAGAACGCCGAAGAGGGAAACATCGTGAACCCGATCGCCTTCAACGGTTCGTTCAGCCTGTGCGATATGGCCGATCTGTCCGACCTGGAAGTCGACCTCAACGTGCAGGAACGCGATATCTCAACAGTCTTCAAGGGACAGAAGTGCCGCGTACGTTCGCTGGCTTATCCTGAGCGAATTTACGAAGGCTATGTCTCGCGGCTCATGCCCATCGCCGACCGCGCCAAAGGGGCCGTACCGGTGCGCGTAAAACTTTCGATTCCACCGGAAGAAGAAGGTGTGTACCTGAAGCCCGAAATGGGCGCAACGGTCACGTTTTTGAAGGCTGAGGCAGCACCTACAGCGGCCCCACCCCAGTAG